A single region of the Nocardioides sp. W7 genome encodes:
- a CDS encoding IclR family transcriptional regulator, with the protein MTGTQSVDRAADLLRLVVQADAAPSYSELVAASGLARSTVSRLLGALERGGLVEREGAGYRGGRLFADYAARFDRVDELARVAHVHLEDVAAGTGETVNLAIARGSRVVHVDQVEARYVIGSVNWVGIDVPSHCSSLGKVLLAWGAVRRPAGRLEVRTPSSVATHADLDAELDRTRERGYALTRGELEEGLDGVAVPVRGVEGAVVAALGVSGPTFRIGARHAEVAELLRTAATGVERDLRARRRLLAQHPGRPGNNSARASVGSSEQT; encoded by the coding sequence ATGACCGGCACTCAGTCCGTGGATCGCGCCGCCGACCTGCTGCGCCTCGTCGTGCAGGCCGACGCGGCACCGTCGTACTCCGAGCTGGTGGCCGCGAGCGGCCTCGCTCGCTCGACGGTCTCGCGGCTGCTCGGCGCCCTGGAGCGCGGCGGTCTGGTGGAGCGCGAGGGCGCGGGCTACCGCGGCGGCCGGCTGTTCGCCGACTACGCCGCCCGCTTCGACCGGGTCGACGAGCTGGCGCGGGTCGCCCACGTCCACCTCGAGGACGTCGCCGCGGGCACGGGCGAGACGGTCAACCTCGCTATCGCGCGCGGCAGCCGGGTCGTGCACGTCGACCAGGTCGAGGCGCGCTACGTCATCGGCTCGGTCAACTGGGTCGGGATCGACGTCCCGAGCCACTGCTCCTCGCTCGGCAAGGTGCTGCTCGCCTGGGGGGCGGTACGACGGCCGGCGGGCCGCCTCGAGGTCCGCACGCCGTCGTCGGTCGCGACCCACGCCGACCTGGACGCCGAGCTGGACCGCACCCGCGAGCGGGGCTACGCGCTGACCCGCGGCGAGCTGGAGGAGGGACTCGACGGCGTCGCGGTCCCGGTGCGCGGGGTGGAGGGGGCGGTGGTCGCGGCCCTCGGTGTGTCCGGCCCGACCTTCCGGATCGGCGCTCGACACGCCGAGGTGGCCGAGCTGTTGCGGACCGCCGCGACCGGGGTGGAGCGCGACCTCCGGGCCCGGCGTCGGCTCCTCGCGCAACACCCCGGCCGGCCCGGGAACAACTCGGCCCGTGCCTCCGTTGGATCCAGTGAGCAAACTTGA
- a CDS encoding bifunctional 3-phenylpropionate/cinnamic acid dioxygenase ferredoxin subunit codes for MQHVCALADVPAGEGLRIGSVTPPIAVFRTEDGEVFALDDTCTHQDASLADGWVEDCWVECPLHASRFDLRTGAVDAPPAKLPVRAHRVEVRDGEVWVALSEAVAHLPPGVSYEAG; via the coding sequence ATGCAGCACGTGTGCGCCCTGGCCGACGTCCCCGCGGGCGAGGGCCTGCGGATCGGCTCGGTGACGCCGCCGATCGCGGTGTTCCGCACCGAGGACGGCGAGGTGTTCGCGCTCGACGACACCTGCACCCACCAGGACGCCTCGCTGGCCGACGGCTGGGTCGAGGACTGCTGGGTGGAGTGCCCCCTGCACGCGTCCCGCTTCGACCTGCGCACCGGCGCCGTCGACGCGCCGCCGGCCAAGCTTCCGGTCCGGGCGCACCGCGTCGAGGTCCGGGACGGCGAGGTCTGGGTGGCCCTGTCCGAGGCCGTCGCACACCTGCCCCCAGGCGTGAGCTACGAGGCCGGCTGA
- a CDS encoding FAD-dependent oxidoreductase, whose amino-acid sequence MTDPRRIVVVGASLAGLATAGALRSAGFDGDVTMVGDEPHRPYDRPPLSKGFLAGTVSEADLSLETDDLGLDWRLGVRAVALDPGTRTVTLASGERLAGDAVVIATGSHARRLPDPPLAGVHTLRTLDDALALRSELLPGARLVLVGAGFVGAEIASTARALGVDVTLVEAAAAPLAGPLGVEVGALVARLHHAHGVPLLTGTPVDGLVGSDRVEGVRLTDGRLVPADVVVVGVGSVAATDWLDRSGLPLDAGGVACDPVGRTAAPDVYAVGDVAAWHDPAYAGRRRIEHWTDSLQRPRRTVDALLGTGSVDEPLPPPYFWSEQYGVQVQYAGRRLGDETVSIEAGDPASCDVLAVYRRAETPVAVLGMNQPRLFGRLRRQLASTPVPA is encoded by the coding sequence ATGACCGACCCGCGCCGGATCGTCGTCGTCGGGGCCTCGCTGGCCGGGCTCGCCACCGCCGGCGCGCTGCGCTCCGCAGGCTTCGACGGCGACGTCACGATGGTCGGCGACGAGCCGCACCGGCCCTACGACCGGCCGCCCCTGTCGAAGGGGTTCCTGGCCGGCACGGTGTCCGAGGCCGACCTGTCCCTGGAGACCGACGACCTCGGGCTGGACTGGCGCCTCGGCGTCCGCGCCGTCGCCCTGGACCCCGGCACCCGCACCGTCACCCTCGCGTCCGGCGAGCGATTGGCCGGGGACGCCGTCGTGATCGCCACCGGCTCGCACGCCCGCCGGCTGCCGGACCCGCCGCTCGCCGGCGTGCACACCCTGCGCACCCTCGACGACGCGCTCGCGCTCCGGTCCGAGCTGCTCCCGGGCGCGCGGCTGGTGCTGGTCGGGGCCGGCTTCGTCGGCGCCGAGATCGCGTCGACCGCCCGCGCGCTGGGCGTCGACGTGACCCTCGTGGAGGCGGCGGCCGCCCCGCTCGCCGGACCACTCGGGGTGGAGGTCGGCGCCCTGGTGGCCCGACTGCACCACGCCCACGGCGTCCCGCTGCTGACCGGCACGCCCGTCGACGGCCTCGTCGGCAGCGACCGGGTCGAGGGCGTCCGGCTCACCGACGGCCGACTGGTCCCCGCCGACGTCGTCGTGGTCGGGGTCGGCTCGGTCGCGGCCACCGACTGGCTGGACCGCTCCGGGCTGCCGCTCGACGCCGGCGGCGTCGCCTGCGACCCGGTCGGGCGGACCGCGGCTCCCGACGTCTACGCCGTCGGCGACGTGGCCGCCTGGCACGACCCGGCGTACGCCGGCCGCCGACGCATCGAGCACTGGACCGACTCGCTGCAGCGCCCCCGCCGCACGGTCGACGCGCTGCTCGGGACCGGCTCGGTCGACGAACCGCTGCCCCCGCCGTACTTCTGGAGCGAGCAGTACGGCGTCCAGGTGCAGTACGCCGGACGCCGGCTCGGCGACGAGACGGTGAGCATCGAGGCGGGCGACCCGGCGAGCTGCGACGTGCTCGCGGTCTACCGCCGCGCCGAGACGCCGGTCGCGGTCCTCGGCATGAACCAGCCTCGCCTGTTCGGCCGGCTCCGCCGGCAGCTGGCCAGCACCCCCGTCCCCGCGTGA
- a CDS encoding aromatic ring-hydroxylating dioxygenase subunit alpha, whose protein sequence is MSADAPPAASLIPTLPGSAYVDPAVFDAECERIFEDLWFCAARESDLPRPGAFRTVQVGRESILLTRSRRGEVRAFYNVCRHRGARICTEESGERARSFQCSYHAWTYDFDGKLIAAPNLTRMPDVDRVERGLRAVHVRSWLGYVWVSLADAPPSFEDTVQQEIVDRLGTLDNIAGYDVANLAVGRRIVYDVAANWKLIVENFMECYHCATIHPELTEVLPEFADGLAAQYFVDHGAEFGEDVSGFTVDGSAGFGVIPGLAEDRDRKYYAITVKPQVFVNLVPDHVIFHRMYPMAADRTVVECDWLYLPDVVDSGRDVTASVELFHRVNSQDFEACERTQPAMSSKLYAAGGVLVPAEHHIAGFHDWVTAKLA, encoded by the coding sequence ATGAGCGCTGACGCTCCGCCCGCCGCGAGCCTGATCCCGACGCTGCCCGGCTCGGCGTACGTCGACCCGGCCGTCTTCGACGCCGAGTGCGAGCGGATCTTCGAGGACCTGTGGTTCTGCGCGGCCCGGGAGAGCGACCTGCCGAGGCCCGGCGCGTTCCGTACCGTCCAGGTCGGCCGGGAGTCGATCCTGCTGACCCGCTCGCGCCGCGGCGAGGTGCGGGCGTTCTACAACGTCTGCCGACACCGCGGCGCGCGGATCTGCACCGAGGAGTCCGGCGAGCGGGCCCGGTCGTTCCAGTGCTCGTACCACGCCTGGACCTACGACTTCGACGGCAAGCTGATCGCCGCCCCCAACCTCACCAGGATGCCCGACGTCGACCGGGTCGAGCGGGGCCTGCGCGCCGTCCACGTGCGCTCATGGCTGGGCTACGTCTGGGTCTCGCTGGCCGACGCGCCGCCGTCGTTCGAGGACACCGTGCAGCAGGAGATCGTCGACCGGCTCGGCACCCTCGACAACATCGCCGGGTACGACGTCGCGAACCTCGCCGTCGGCCGCCGGATCGTCTACGACGTCGCGGCCAACTGGAAGCTGATCGTCGAGAACTTCATGGAGTGCTACCACTGCGCCACGATCCACCCCGAGCTCACCGAGGTGCTGCCGGAGTTCGCCGACGGGCTCGCCGCGCAGTACTTCGTCGACCACGGCGCGGAGTTCGGCGAGGACGTCTCCGGCTTCACCGTCGACGGCTCCGCGGGCTTCGGGGTGATCCCGGGACTGGCCGAGGACCGCGACCGGAAGTACTACGCGATCACCGTCAAGCCGCAGGTCTTCGTCAACCTGGTCCCCGACCACGTGATCTTCCACCGGATGTACCCGATGGCCGCCGACCGGACCGTCGTCGAGTGCGACTGGCTCTACCTCCCCGACGTCGTCGACTCCGGCCGCGACGTCACCGCCTCCGTCGAGCTCTTCCACCGGGTCAACAGCCAGGACTTCGAGGCCTGCGAGCGCACCCAGCCCGCCATGTCCTCGAAGCTGTACGCCGCCGGCGGCGTACTCGTCCCCGCCGAGCACCACATCGCCGGCTTCCACGACTGGGTCACTGCGAAGCTGGCCTGA
- the purU gene encoding formyltetrahydrofolate deformylase, whose amino-acid sequence MRPGPDRYVLTLACDNHVGLVHAVAGWVVAHRGDITDSQQFDNPVNGRFFMRVEFRAEGVDVASLRASFLAVAQAHAMSWQLVAADAPYRTLIMVSRFGHCLNDLLFRHSTGALNVDIAGVVSNHRDFERLTSTYDIPFHHLPVTADTKTDAEARLLELVEAERVDLVVLARYMQVLSDETCAKLDGRVINIHHSFLPSFKGAKPYHQAHDRGVKLIGATAHYVTADLDEGPIIEQDVIRIDHRPTPEEMVQAGRDVEARVLAQAVRWHTESRLLLDRSRVIVFD is encoded by the coding sequence ATGAGACCCGGGCCCGACCGCTACGTGCTGACGCTCGCCTGCGACAACCACGTCGGCCTGGTGCACGCCGTCGCCGGCTGGGTCGTGGCCCATCGCGGCGACATCACCGACTCCCAGCAGTTCGACAACCCGGTCAACGGCCGGTTCTTCATGCGGGTGGAGTTCCGCGCCGAGGGCGTCGACGTCGCGTCGCTGCGGGCCTCCTTCCTCGCGGTCGCCCAGGCCCACGCGATGTCGTGGCAGCTGGTGGCCGCGGACGCGCCGTACCGCACCCTGATCATGGTGTCGCGGTTCGGGCACTGCCTCAACGACCTGCTGTTCCGGCACAGCACCGGCGCGCTGAACGTCGACATCGCGGGCGTGGTCTCCAACCACCGCGACTTCGAGCGGCTGACGTCGACGTACGACATCCCCTTCCACCACTTGCCGGTCACCGCGGACACCAAGACCGACGCGGAGGCGCGGCTGCTGGAGCTGGTGGAGGCCGAGCGGGTCGACCTGGTGGTGCTCGCGCGCTACATGCAGGTCCTCTCCGACGAGACCTGCGCCAAGCTCGACGGCCGGGTCATCAACATCCACCACTCGTTCCTGCCGAGCTTCAAGGGTGCCAAGCCCTACCACCAGGCCCACGACCGCGGCGTGAAGCTGATCGGCGCCACCGCCCACTACGTCACGGCCGACCTCGACGAGGGCCCGATCATCGAGCAGGACGTCATCCGCATCGACCACCGCCCCACCCCCGAGGAGATGGTGCAGGCCGGCCGCGACGTCGAGGCCCGCGTCCTCGCCCAGGCCGTCCGCTGGCACACCGAGTCCCGCCTCCTCCTCGACCGCTCCCGCGTCATCGTCTTCGACTGA
- a CDS encoding IclR family transcriptional regulator yields the protein MGSVQSVDRALMILDILARDGEAGVTEIAGHLGVHKSTVSRLIDSLEERDLVEQLEGRGKYRLGIGVLRLAGATTARLDVVQEARSVAKALAASTAETVNIAVLSEGAALYVDQVATAGALQSHYWVGQRIPLHATSNGKVLLAGLTDAEARATLGRKLAAYTANTVTDPATLVAQLARVREQGYALVVDELEHGLSAVAAPIRNAHGDVVASFSVSGPTFRFGGPEVAKATEAVVEHALEVSRRLGWQEAGPGV from the coding sequence ATGGGGAGCGTGCAGTCCGTGGACCGAGCGCTGATGATCCTGGACATCCTCGCACGCGACGGCGAGGCCGGGGTGACTGAGATCGCCGGCCACCTGGGGGTGCACAAGTCCACCGTGTCGCGCCTCATCGACTCCCTCGAGGAGCGCGACCTCGTCGAGCAGCTCGAGGGCCGCGGCAAGTACCGGCTCGGCATCGGCGTCCTGCGCCTCGCCGGCGCGACCACGGCCCGGCTCGACGTGGTCCAGGAGGCCCGCTCGGTCGCCAAGGCGCTGGCCGCGAGCACCGCCGAGACGGTCAACATCGCGGTCCTGTCCGAGGGTGCCGCCCTGTACGTCGACCAGGTGGCCACCGCCGGCGCGCTCCAGTCGCACTACTGGGTGGGCCAGCGGATCCCGCTGCACGCCACCTCCAACGGCAAGGTGCTGCTCGCCGGCCTGACCGACGCCGAGGCGCGGGCGACCCTCGGCCGCAAGCTGGCGGCGTACACCGCGAACACCGTCACCGATCCCGCCACCCTCGTCGCCCAGCTCGCCCGGGTCCGCGAGCAGGGGTACGCCTTGGTCGTTGACGAACTGGAGCACGGCCTGAGCGCCGTGGCCGCGCCGATCCGCAACGCCCACGGCGACGTGGTCGCGTCGTTCTCGGTCTCCGGGCCGACCTTCCGCTTCGGCGGCCCCGAGGTCGCGAAGGCGACCGAGGCAGTGGTCGAGCACGCGCTGGAGGTGTCGCGACGACTGGGCTGGCAGGAGGCCGGGCCAGGGGTCTAG